A genomic segment from Gracilimonas sediminicola encodes:
- a CDS encoding ArsR/SmtB family transcription factor → MNKQSCIRDVADLNQINRCIDSISAVESSILKLSDILKLAGNDVRLKILFLLSTEEDLCPCDLSDILDMTVPAVSQHLRKLKDAGLLGSRREGKLIFYSLQEPYDELLKPLFNQIENNAIMEVLAA, encoded by the coding sequence ATGAATAAACAATCCTGTATTCGTGATGTAGCCGATCTGAACCAGATCAATCGCTGTATTGACTCAATCAGTGCGGTAGAGTCATCTATCTTAAAACTATCAGACATACTGAAACTGGCCGGGAATGATGTGCGCCTGAAAATTCTGTTCTTGTTAAGTACGGAGGAAGATTTATGCCCATGTGATTTGAGCGATATTTTGGATATGACCGTACCAGCGGTATCGCAACACCTACGAAAATTGAAAGACGCCGGACTTTTAGGTTCAAGAAGGGAGGGAAAACTCATCTTCTATTCTTTGCAAGAACCTTATGACGAGCTTTTGAAACCACTTTTTAACCAGATTGAAAACAATGCCATTATGGAGGTATTAGCAGCATGA
- a CDS encoding ribbon-helix-helix protein, CopG family, with product MDTTLTIRIDKELDQLLEESSKKSGRSKSELVRQALKRQLSIETFQELRKQLLPYGEAQGWLTDEDVFREVS from the coding sequence ATGGATACAACTCTCACTATTCGAATTGACAAAGAACTAGATCAACTTCTTGAAGAATCATCGAAAAAGTCCGGTCGTTCAAAAAGTGAATTAGTCCGACAAGCTTTAAAACGGCAATTATCCATTGAGACTTTTCAGGAATTGCGTAAACAACTTTTACCCTATGGAGAAGCCCAAGGGTGGCTTACCGATGAAGATGTTTTTCGTGAAGTTTCGTGA
- a CDS encoding putative toxin-antitoxin system toxin component, PIN family, whose protein sequence is MKIFTDTNVLVSAFTARGLCADLLEVILADHQLITGEIVLTELERVLTKKLNVPQNKVSKTLLFLRKYQIEPIPDKPSDVKVRDEDDRCVLESALRAKADILVTGDKDLLVIANNVPQLKIISPRGFWELLKE, encoded by the coding sequence GTGAAAATTTTTACTGACACCAACGTATTAGTAAGTGCTTTCACCGCAAGGGGATTATGTGCAGACCTTCTTGAAGTTATTCTTGCAGATCATCAGTTAATAACTGGGGAAATTGTTTTAACTGAATTGGAACGGGTACTAACTAAGAAACTCAATGTTCCACAGAACAAAGTTTCCAAAACACTTTTATTTCTTCGAAAATATCAAATAGAGCCGATTCCTGATAAACCTTCTGATGTAAAAGTAAGAGATGAAGATGATCGATGTGTGTTGGAGTCAGCATTGAGGGCAAAAGCCGACATATTAGTAACCGGAGATAAAGATTTATTGGTCATAGCAAACAATGTACCACAACTAAAGATTATTTCGCCGCGAGGGTTTTGGGAATTACTAAAAGAGTAA
- a CDS encoding Fic/DOC family protein, which translates to MKYQTPKSEDEILPNKLGLTDPDKIAEEEYRGFLRAEIKFESELDKVDSFEWNLISEIHKTALHHLYEFAGELRQVNMSKGGFTFPTAKFLPDIIQEFETEFLGDLPKHVEGYEELIQYVAPIHAELLFIHPFREGNGRTARLFVDLIAAKFDFEKFSFGKITEKKMSEYIKAVQSAAEKNYQPMIELFRMLEK; encoded by the coding sequence ATGAAATATCAAACGCCAAAATCAGAAGATGAAATCCTGCCCAACAAACTTGGACTAACCGATCCTGATAAGATCGCAGAAGAAGAGTATCGGGGATTTCTTAGAGCTGAAATTAAATTTGAATCCGAATTAGATAAAGTGGATTCCTTCGAATGGAATTTGATCTCGGAAATTCACAAGACTGCTCTACATCATTTATACGAATTTGCAGGAGAACTCAGACAAGTGAATATGTCCAAAGGTGGATTTACTTTTCCAACGGCTAAATTTCTGCCAGACATTATTCAGGAATTTGAAACTGAGTTTCTTGGTGATCTTCCAAAGCATGTAGAAGGATATGAAGAGCTCATACAATATGTTGCCCCAATTCACGCAGAATTACTATTTATTCATCCATTCAGAGAAGGGAATGGACGTACAGCTCGACTCTTCGTAGATTTAATTGCGGCAAAGTTTGATTTCGAAAAATTCAGTTTCGGAAAGATTACAGAGAAGAAGATGTCGGAATACATAAAAGCTGTGCAATCGGCAGCAGAAAAGAATTACCAGCCGATGATCGAGCTTTTCAGGATGTTGGAGAAGTAA
- a CDS encoding addiction module protein has protein sequence MITDFKEIENSALNLDRKNKARLADKLLQSIQGKIDPEIEQAWVDEVQKRKESLKSGDASLHSATDVLKEARKRIEK, from the coding sequence ATGATTACCGATTTCAAAGAGATAGAGAATTCCGCCTTAAATCTTGACCGGAAGAATAAAGCCCGTCTGGCTGATAAATTATTGCAGAGTATCCAAGGTAAAATTGATCCAGAAATCGAACAGGCTTGGGTTGATGAAGTTCAAAAGAGAAAGGAATCGCTTAAATCTGGAGACGCCTCTCTTCATTCGGCTACTGATGTTTTAAAAGAAGCGAGAAAACGTATTGAAAAGTGA
- the purB gene encoding adenylosuccinate lyase yields MIARYSRKEMSDLWTDEQQFQAWLEVELAACWAWARLGKIPMEDVDKLYENASFDVDRIKEIEAKTRHDVVAFTRAVSETLGDEKKWVHYGLTSTDVVDTAWGVRLKKANVILLEGLERIVNVLAEKAKKHKYTVMMGRTHGIHAEPTTFGLKCALWYAEMERNLERFKKAAADVEFGKLSGSVGTFANIPPEVEEYTCEKLGLQPAPISTQTLQRDRHAYYLSTLALIGSTMEKMAVEVRHLQRSELREAEEAFRKGQKGSSSMPHKRNPVSSENISGCARVLRGYMVTAYENIPLWHERDISHSSAERIILPDATTLLDYMLNRFAGVIENLVVFEDNMESNIWKTQGLVFSQRLLHKLIDKGMPREKAYDTVQPLAMKSWEEQTLFKPIVEADETITEALSQEEIDEAFDLNHHTRNVDVIFERVGLN; encoded by the coding sequence ATGATCGCTCGCTATTCCCGCAAGGAAATGTCTGACTTATGGACGGATGAACAACAATTTCAAGCCTGGCTGGAGGTTGAACTAGCGGCCTGTTGGGCATGGGCCAGGTTGGGTAAAATACCCATGGAAGACGTGGATAAGCTGTACGAAAATGCTTCTTTTGATGTCGACCGCATCAAAGAAATCGAAGCCAAAACCCGCCATGATGTGGTTGCCTTTACCCGAGCCGTTTCCGAAACCCTTGGGGATGAAAAGAAATGGGTGCACTACGGGCTGACCTCCACCGACGTAGTTGATACCGCCTGGGGAGTACGCCTTAAGAAAGCCAACGTTATTCTGCTGGAAGGGTTGGAGCGTATTGTAAATGTACTGGCTGAAAAAGCGAAAAAGCACAAGTACACAGTAATGATGGGGCGTACCCACGGTATCCACGCCGAACCAACTACTTTTGGGCTCAAGTGCGCTTTATGGTATGCCGAGATGGAGCGAAACCTGGAGCGATTTAAAAAGGCCGCAGCCGATGTGGAGTTTGGAAAGTTATCCGGTTCCGTAGGAACTTTTGCCAACATTCCGCCGGAAGTTGAGGAATATACCTGCGAGAAATTAGGACTTCAGCCGGCGCCTATTTCCACCCAAACCCTGCAGCGCGATCGTCACGCATACTACCTGTCCACCTTGGCTTTGATTGGCTCAACGATGGAGAAGATGGCTGTGGAAGTTAGACACCTGCAGCGCAGTGAACTTAGAGAAGCCGAGGAAGCTTTCCGGAAAGGGCAGAAGGGATCATCCTCTATGCCGCATAAGCGAAATCCGGTGAGCTCCGAAAATATCTCGGGATGCGCACGCGTACTTCGGGGATATATGGTTACCGCTTATGAGAATATTCCCCTTTGGCACGAGCGGGATATCTCACACTCTTCCGCCGAGCGTATTATTCTTCCTGACGCCACCACCTTACTTGATTATATGCTGAACCGGTTTGCCGGTGTCATTGAAAACCTGGTGGTTTTTGAAGACAATATGGAATCCAACATCTGGAAGACACAAGGACTGGTATTCTCTCAGCGCCTGCTGCACAAGTTAATAGATAAAGGCATGCCACGGGAAAAAGCCTACGATACCGTTCAGCCGCTGGCTATGAAATCCTGGGAAGAACAAACGCTCTTTAAGCCTATCGTTGAAGCCGATGAAACGATAACAGAAGCTCTATCCCAGGAAGAAATCGATGAGGCTTTTGACCTGAATCACCACACCCGTAACGTGGATGTGATTTTTGAGCGGGTCGGCTTGAATTGA
- a CDS encoding M48 family metalloprotease: protein MKFMKTRSFIITLLLSFAVLGSGCVTLEQNPVSGNKRAFGYSWEEEEKLGANADKEIVAQYGLYQNEELSNYVSDLGQSLLEVSHLRREDTPKKFRETEFTFRVLDSPVVNAFALPGGYIYVTRGLLAHLNNEAQLAVVLGHEIGHVAARHASQRAVEQQIGQIAIMGGAVLGESLGYDGGSILQLSSQTAQLMFLKYGRDDERESDALGVEYSAMKNYKAAEGAEFFNSLERISESQGGGVPTLLSSHPDPGEREKTIPELAQKWEERGYEQTILDDEEFLNMIEGMVFGNNPRHGFERKGTFYHPDLKFQFPVPAGLQVYNQPAAVIMVNEEQTAITQFTIDSESNSAESYVNSFLNREGITTVDQYQYTENGLDGYQAFATALAQDSTELRIQITAIEFQGNIYNFLSYTSASDFPIYEGEFASIPAGFRELNDASILGIDPVRIDLKPAARTAPFAEFLPADLPMDIQPLDVAIINQVKLDETIQQGTILKIPVQ from the coding sequence ATGAAATTCATGAAAACAAGATCTTTTATAATCACCCTGCTGTTATCCTTCGCGGTACTTGGAAGCGGATGTGTGACCCTTGAGCAAAACCCCGTTTCGGGTAACAAACGCGCCTTCGGTTACAGTTGGGAAGAGGAAGAAAAACTTGGTGCCAATGCAGATAAGGAAATTGTGGCCCAATACGGCCTCTATCAAAATGAAGAGCTATCGAATTATGTATCTGACCTTGGACAGTCGTTGCTGGAAGTTAGTCACCTGAGAAGGGAAGACACTCCAAAGAAATTTCGGGAAACCGAGTTTACCTTTCGGGTACTAGACAGCCCTGTGGTAAATGCGTTTGCTCTGCCGGGAGGATACATTTATGTAACGCGGGGACTTCTGGCGCATCTCAATAATGAAGCTCAACTTGCCGTTGTTTTAGGGCATGAGATTGGCCATGTTGCTGCCCGACATGCATCTCAGCGGGCCGTTGAGCAGCAAATCGGACAAATAGCCATCATGGGGGGTGCTGTTTTAGGGGAATCGCTCGGTTATGACGGCGGGAGTATTCTTCAATTGAGCAGCCAGACGGCCCAGCTTATGTTTTTGAAATATGGTAGAGATGATGAACGCGAATCAGATGCTCTGGGTGTGGAATATTCAGCGATGAAGAATTACAAAGCAGCTGAAGGAGCTGAGTTTTTTAACTCTCTGGAACGGATTTCAGAAAGTCAGGGAGGCGGTGTTCCTACCTTGCTTTCCAGTCACCCCGATCCCGGTGAGCGGGAGAAAACCATCCCCGAGTTAGCCCAAAAATGGGAAGAACGCGGCTATGAGCAAACCATCCTGGATGATGAAGAGTTTTTGAATATGATCGAGGGTATGGTGTTTGGGAATAATCCCCGTCATGGTTTTGAGAGAAAAGGAACCTTCTACCATCCCGACCTGAAGTTTCAATTTCCGGTTCCGGCGGGATTGCAAGTTTATAACCAACCGGCTGCAGTTATAATGGTGAATGAGGAGCAAACAGCCATCACTCAGTTTACCATCGATTCGGAAAGCAATTCAGCGGAGAGTTATGTGAACTCATTTCTAAACAGAGAAGGCATTACTACGGTCGATCAGTATCAATACACCGAAAATGGCCTGGACGGCTATCAGGCTTTTGCAACCGCACTTGCCCAAGACAGTACCGAACTGCGGATTCAGATTACAGCTATTGAGTTTCAGGGGAATATTTACAACTTTCTGAGTTACACATCAGCTTCAGACTTTCCCATTTATGAAGGCGAATTTGCTTCTATACCGGCCGGCTTCAGAGAATTGAATGATGCCTCCATCTTGGGAATCGATCCCGTCAGAATTGATTTAAAACCTGCTGCCCGAACAGCCCCTTTTGCAGAATTCTTACCGGCCGACCTGCCCATGGATATCCAACCGCTGGATGTGGCGATCATCAATCAGGTGAAACTGGATGAAACTATCCAACAGGGGACGATCCTCAAAATTCCGGTTCAGTAA
- the murB gene encoding UDP-N-acetylmuramate dehydrogenase has product MSQSFSIQENFNLSDYNTMGIAAKARYFCSVQSVGELQSLLADSRFQDTPRFMIGGGSNVLFISDFKGLVIHVDIKGVSIDREDEGEVILNVGAGENWHELVVHCVEKGWGGIENLSLIPGSVGAAPIQNIGAYGVELEEVFESLEAVEIKTGELKSFSKKECRFGYRDSVFKNELKGLFVITGVKLRLQKSPKVNTSYRALSEKLEEKGIKNPSIKDISEAVIEIRQSKLPDPAEIGNTGSFFKNPVITKKQFEELQSAYPDIPSYPAGEKVKVPAAWLIDQCGWKGKRFGDAGVHKMQALVIVNYGNATGEEIWNLAQKIQVSVKDRFGVFLAPEVNIVS; this is encoded by the coding sequence ATGAGCCAGTCATTTTCCATTCAGGAAAATTTTAACCTTTCCGATTACAATACCATGGGCATAGCGGCAAAGGCCCGTTATTTCTGCTCCGTTCAATCCGTAGGGGAATTACAAAGCCTGTTGGCTGATTCCCGTTTTCAGGATACTCCCAGGTTCATGATAGGTGGTGGAAGCAATGTGTTATTCATCAGCGATTTTAAAGGACTGGTCATCCATGTGGACATTAAAGGGGTTTCCATTGATCGGGAGGATGAGGGAGAGGTAATCCTGAATGTGGGAGCCGGGGAAAACTGGCACGAACTGGTGGTGCATTGCGTGGAAAAAGGATGGGGCGGAATCGAGAATCTGTCCCTTATTCCCGGCTCCGTTGGTGCGGCTCCTATACAGAACATAGGAGCATATGGAGTTGAGCTGGAGGAAGTTTTTGAATCCCTGGAAGCAGTTGAAATAAAAACCGGGGAGCTGAAATCTTTCAGCAAAAAAGAGTGTCGGTTTGGCTATCGCGACAGCGTATTTAAAAATGAGTTGAAAGGACTCTTTGTTATAACGGGTGTAAAACTGAGGCTTCAAAAATCACCGAAGGTAAATACCTCCTACCGTGCACTTTCCGAAAAGCTGGAAGAGAAGGGCATCAAGAATCCATCCATCAAAGACATTAGCGAGGCGGTTATTGAGATCCGCCAAAGCAAGCTGCCCGATCCGGCAGAGATTGGGAATACCGGCAGCTTTTTTAAAAACCCGGTGATTACCAAGAAGCAATTTGAGGAGCTGCAATCAGCATACCCGGATATACCTTCATACCCTGCGGGGGAAAAGGTAAAAGTACCGGCTGCTTGGCTGATCGATCAGTGCGGATGGAAGGGGAAACGTTTTGGTGATGCCGGCGTTCATAAGATGCAGGCATTGGTTATTGTAAATTACGGGAATGCCACCGGAGAAGAGATATGGAATCTGGCACAGAAAATTCAGGTTTCAGTTAAAGATCGCTTTGGTGTTTTTCTGGCACCGGAAGTTAATATCGTTTCCTGA
- a CDS encoding hemolysin family protein yields the protein MDTIEDPFSLVQDSLITLSESAATTAQALDPVVLGIELLFLFLGLAFSAVFSGSEVALFSLSNRMQDLKQDETLGSADDRIIKMLEKPRRLLATILIGNTFANIVASVLAAVITGDIVAAYGLSEVIVYTVEVIVLTFMILILSEITPKIIAINNPIKVSRGNSAFIYSLFILLKPFAKLIADSTISLERYLPKPASKMTSEDIRTMAEVSEQEGSIKEDEREIIENVIGFGNITVREIMTSRVNIIAVALDESLQDVLTKIRENGLSRMPLFENDLDNIVGVLYAKDVLPYLNADEKEPSLNWKTVSRKALFIPATKKLDDLLRDFQQEKTHIAIVVDEYGGTEGIVTMDDILEEIVGDITDDSGDEETLYTRFKSGIYIFDAKIDLDDMEDILESEVTTDEDEFETLGGLIYHLTESLPVVGERLTYKNLELTVHSVKNNRIKKVRVKVESPKEVQTPAES from the coding sequence TTGGATACTATCGAAGATCCTTTCAGTTTGGTTCAAGATTCTCTTATCACGCTTAGTGAAAGTGCCGCTACCACAGCGCAAGCTTTAGATCCTGTGGTGTTAGGAATTGAGCTCCTCTTTTTATTCCTGGGATTGGCATTTTCGGCTGTATTCTCCGGTTCCGAAGTAGCCCTATTTTCACTGTCAAACCGGATGCAAGATCTGAAGCAAGATGAGACTTTAGGCTCGGCCGACGACCGCATCATAAAGATGTTGGAAAAACCCCGGCGCCTGCTGGCTACCATCCTCATCGGAAATACCTTTGCCAATATTGTGGCATCTGTTTTAGCGGCTGTTATCACCGGGGATATCGTAGCGGCATACGGACTTTCAGAAGTGATTGTATATACTGTTGAGGTGATTGTACTGACCTTCATGATTTTGATTCTGAGTGAAATCACCCCAAAAATAATTGCTATCAATAACCCGATTAAAGTTTCGCGGGGAAACAGTGCTTTTATTTACAGCTTGTTTATTCTGCTTAAGCCTTTCGCCAAATTGATTGCAGACAGTACCATCAGCCTCGAGCGTTACCTTCCCAAGCCGGCCAGTAAAATGACTTCCGAAGACATTCGAACTATGGCAGAGGTGAGCGAGCAGGAAGGGTCAATCAAAGAAGACGAGCGGGAGATTATTGAGAACGTGATTGGGTTTGGGAATATCACCGTGCGGGAGATAATGACCTCCAGGGTAAATATTATAGCCGTGGCTTTGGATGAGTCGCTGCAGGATGTGCTCACCAAGATCCGTGAAAACGGACTTTCCCGAATGCCATTGTTTGAGAATGATCTGGATAACATTGTAGGAGTGCTTTACGCTAAAGATGTGCTTCCCTATTTGAATGCCGATGAAAAAGAACCGTCCCTGAACTGGAAAACCGTTTCAAGAAAAGCTCTTTTCATTCCAGCCACCAAGAAACTGGACGATCTGCTCCGGGATTTTCAGCAGGAAAAAACACACATTGCCATCGTGGTAGATGAGTATGGCGGAACCGAAGGGATCGTTACCATGGACGATATTCTGGAGGAGATTGTAGGTGATATAACCGACGACTCCGGTGACGAAGAAACCTTGTACACCCGTTTCAAAAGCGGTATCTATATTTTTGATGCCAAGATTGACCTGGATGATATGGAAGACATCCTGGAGTCGGAGGTTACTACCGATGAGGACGAATTTGAAACGCTGGGAGGTTTGATTTACCATCTCACCGAAAGCCTGCCGGTGGTGGGAGAACGCCTCACCTACAAAAACCTTGAGCTCACGGTTCACTCTGTTAAAAATAACCGGATCAAAAAGGTGAGAGTGAAAGTAGAAAGCCCTAAAGAAGTTCAAACACCTGCTGAATCGTAA
- a CDS encoding single-stranded DNA-binding protein — protein sequence MSSLNKAMLIGNLGQDPEVRYTQSNTAVATLSIATSERFKDSNGEYQERTEWHRVVAWGRTAEICQQYLSKGSKVYIEGPIQTRQWEDKDGQKRYTTEIKALQMVMLDSRGNSGGGNQPGGNQPQQRPNQNQNQNQNQGGGKPMSSNVELDSNFDDMDDDLPF from the coding sequence ATGAGTTCACTTAATAAAGCAATGTTAATTGGAAATCTTGGTCAAGACCCTGAGGTACGGTACACACAGTCGAATACAGCCGTGGCTACATTAAGTATTGCCACCAGCGAGCGCTTTAAAGACAGCAACGGGGAATATCAGGAACGCACAGAATGGCACCGTGTGGTTGCATGGGGAAGAACAGCTGAAATCTGTCAGCAGTATTTGAGCAAAGGCTCCAAGGTTTATATTGAAGGTCCGATCCAAACCCGCCAGTGGGAAGACAAAGACGGGCAAAAGCGATACACTACCGAAATCAAAGCTCTGCAAATGGTGATGTTAGACAGTCGCGGAAACTCCGGTGGTGGAAATCAGCCCGGAGGCAACCAGCCTCAGCAGCGGCCAAACCAAAATCAGAATCAGAACCAAAATCAGGGTGGCGGCAAGCCGATGAGCAGCAATGTGGAATTGGACAGCAACTTTGATGATATGGACGACGATCTTCCATTCTAA
- a CDS encoding DUF1800 domain-containing protein translates to MISEEINEGLRESPIKTKNNSNQQAAGLEAYTGTWSKTQAAHLVRRTHLGLKINNLNYARSFSNATDAAEAIVDNAISTPLPDDPQWFSNSNSGDVQDVYDIQFRWMDAMYNGGLRERMKLFWSNHFAVSYSNMNALPDKASDSYASHMYKYWKLLHEYSFGNFKEFVTRMSKNSAMVYYLNNYNNREGQPNEDFARELMELFTLGPKDKDGNDNYSENDVAEVARAVTGWRVNDATLSGYFDESRFDSSSKTIFGVASNFDLDTVIDLIFSQKEQEVAYFISKKLYVFFVSAQPNETVISDLADYCIAQNFDIGEVLKKLLSSAHFYEERFYGCRIKSPTEVFISYLRELEITPTSQLKEYIRLRMQELNEELLRPETVFGWAGYNPPYSDGTPGHYSWLNTNLMPSRWDNLTDIIYGYDNAGNRYNPIRLAEKISDPSNPFTLAEDLAEHLLAPPLDTVGVRKIDEDFAGNPALHPSTNVAGFDSFPEYKINLTKILLGTIPWYEFTANSDQDGNLYYEETFAEAIRQYISYLQQLPAYQLI, encoded by the coding sequence ATGATTAGTGAAGAGATCAACGAGGGCTTGAGAGAGTCCCCGATCAAAACAAAGAATAATAGCAATCAACAAGCGGCAGGTCTGGAAGCTTATACCGGAACCTGGAGTAAAACTCAGGCTGCTCATTTGGTTCGGCGCACGCATCTTGGGTTGAAGATTAACAACCTCAATTATGCACGTAGTTTTAGCAACGCGACAGATGCTGCAGAAGCCATCGTTGATAACGCTATTTCCACTCCCCTGCCAGACGACCCACAATGGTTCAGTAACAGCAATTCCGGGGATGTTCAGGATGTGTATGATATTCAGTTCCGCTGGATGGATGCCATGTATAACGGCGGACTCCGCGAACGCATGAAACTGTTCTGGAGCAACCATTTTGCCGTTTCTTACAGCAACATGAATGCCCTGCCCGATAAAGCCAGCGACAGTTACGCCAGCCATATGTATAAGTACTGGAAGCTGCTTCATGAATACAGCTTTGGCAACTTTAAGGAGTTTGTGACACGGATGAGCAAGAACTCCGCTATGGTGTATTATCTCAATAACTATAACAACCGTGAAGGCCAGCCTAACGAAGATTTTGCCCGCGAGCTTATGGAGCTCTTTACCCTCGGGCCCAAGGACAAGGATGGTAACGATAATTATTCTGAAAATGATGTGGCCGAAGTAGCCCGGGCGGTTACCGGGTGGCGGGTAAATGATGCCACTTTGAGCGGGTATTTTGATGAAAGCCGTTTCGACAGTTCCAGTAAAACCATTTTCGGGGTAGCCAGTAATTTTGATTTGGACACTGTTATCGACCTGATTTTCTCCCAGAAAGAGCAGGAAGTCGCCTACTTTATCTCGAAGAAGCTGTACGTGTTCTTTGTTTCCGCCCAACCCAATGAAACGGTTATTTCTGACCTTGCCGATTATTGCATCGCCCAGAATTTTGATATCGGTGAAGTGCTGAAGAAATTGCTGAGCAGCGCTCACTTTTATGAAGAGCGGTTTTATGGCTGCCGGATTAAGAGTCCTACAGAGGTTTTTATCAGTTACCTGAGGGAGCTGGAAATCACCCCTACTTCTCAGCTGAAAGAATACATACGGCTGCGGATGCAGGAGTTGAATGAGGAGCTTCTTCGTCCCGAAACCGTTTTTGGATGGGCCGGTTATAACCCTCCCTACTCTGACGGAACACCGGGCCATTATTCCTGGCTCAACACCAACCTGATGCCATCGCGCTGGGATAACCTCACCGATATTATTTACGGATACGACAACGCCGGAAACCGGTACAATCCCATCCGTCTGGCTGAGAAAATATCAGACCCGTCAAATCCTTTTACGCTGGCTGAAGACCTGGCCGAACATTTATTGGCGCCACCGCTTGATACCGTCGGCGTTCGAAAAATCGATGAAGATTTTGCCGGAAATCCGGCCCTTCACCCCAGTACCAATGTGGCGGGCTTTGACTCGTTCCCCGAATACAAAATAAACCTGACTAAAATACTATTGGGCACCATTCCCTGGTACGAATTCACTGCAAACAGCGACCAGGATGGAAACCTTTACTACGAAGAGACCTTTGCCGAGGCCATCCGGCAATACATTTCCTATTTGCAGCAACTACCGGCCTATCAGCTCATTTAA